A section of the Labrus bergylta chromosome 21, fLabBer1.1, whole genome shotgun sequence genome encodes:
- the LOC109981857 gene encoding LIM and SH3 domain protein 1 isoform X1 translates to MNPPCGRCNKPVYPTEKINCLDKYWHKGCFSCEVCKMALSMTTYKGFEKKPYCSMHYPKTSFTIVTDTPENLRLKQQSMLNSQALYKEDFEKNKGKGFSVVADTPEMQRVKKTQDQISHALYKEDFEKNKGKGFSVVSDTPEMQRLKKTQDQISNIKYHEEFEKSRIRSDAPPPENRQDFEGQQPNQERCSQPVGQVRPAAVAPPAGGKRFQAIYSYTAADADEVSLQEGDLISDVEQIDEGWMFGINQRSGQRGLLPANYVRPV, encoded by the exons TATTGGCACAAAGGTTGCTTCAGCTGCGAGGTCTGCAAGATGGCGCTGAGCATGACGACCTACAAAGGCTTTGAGAAGAAACCTTACTGCAGTAT GCATTACCCCAAAACCTCCTTCACCATAGTGACTGACACCCCAGAGAACCTGCGTCTCAAGCAGCAGAGCATGCTCAACAgccag GCGCTCTATAAGGAGGACTTTGAAAAGAACAAGGGGAAAGGTTTCAGCGTGGTGGCCGACACTCCGGAGATGCAGAGAGTGAAGAAGACGCAAGACCAGATCAGTCAC GCGCTCTACAAGGAGGACTTTGAAAAGAACAAGGGGAAAGGTTTCAGCGTGGTGAGCGACACCCCGGAGATGCAGAGACTGAAGAAGACGCAAGACCAGATCAGCAAC ATAAAGTACCATGAAGAGTTTGAGAAGAGCAGGATTCGAAGTGACGCACCGCCTCCTgaaaacagacaag actTTGAAGGCCAGCAGCCCAACCAGGAGAGATGCAGTCAGCCAGTCGGACAAGTGCGTCCTGCTGCTGTAGCACCACCTGCTGGAGGG AAGCGTTTCCAGGCCATCTACAGCTACACAGCGGCAGACGCGGATGAAGTGTCCCTCCAGGAGGGCGATCTGATCTCAGACGTGGAGCAGATAGATGAGGGGTGGATGTTTGGAATCAACCAGCGCTCGGGACAGCGAGGCCTGCTGCCTGCCAACTACGTCAGACCGGTGTGA
- the LOC109981857 gene encoding LIM and SH3 domain protein 1 isoform X2, translating into MNPPCGRCNKPVYPTEKINCLDKYWHKGCFSCEVCKMALSMTTYKGFEKKPYCSMHYPKTSFTIVTDTPENLRLKQQSMLNSQALYKEDFEKNKGKGFSVVSDTPEMQRLKKTQDQISNIKYHEEFEKSRIRSDAPPPENRQDFEGQQPNQERCSQPVGQVRPAAVAPPAGGKRFQAIYSYTAADADEVSLQEGDLISDVEQIDEGWMFGINQRSGQRGLLPANYVRPV; encoded by the exons TATTGGCACAAAGGTTGCTTCAGCTGCGAGGTCTGCAAGATGGCGCTGAGCATGACGACCTACAAAGGCTTTGAGAAGAAACCTTACTGCAGTAT GCATTACCCCAAAACCTCCTTCACCATAGTGACTGACACCCCAGAGAACCTGCGTCTCAAGCAGCAGAGCATGCTCAACAgccag GCGCTCTACAAGGAGGACTTTGAAAAGAACAAGGGGAAAGGTTTCAGCGTGGTGAGCGACACCCCGGAGATGCAGAGACTGAAGAAGACGCAAGACCAGATCAGCAAC ATAAAGTACCATGAAGAGTTTGAGAAGAGCAGGATTCGAAGTGACGCACCGCCTCCTgaaaacagacaag actTTGAAGGCCAGCAGCCCAACCAGGAGAGATGCAGTCAGCCAGTCGGACAAGTGCGTCCTGCTGCTGTAGCACCACCTGCTGGAGGG AAGCGTTTCCAGGCCATCTACAGCTACACAGCGGCAGACGCGGATGAAGTGTCCCTCCAGGAGGGCGATCTGATCTCAGACGTGGAGCAGATAGATGAGGGGTGGATGTTTGGAATCAACCAGCGCTCGGGACAGCGAGGCCTGCTGCCTGCCAACTACGTCAGACCGGTGTGA
- the LOC109981855 gene encoding kelch domain-containing protein 1 codes for MDAAGSTERSEALSRLARSSHTAFIDDNTMYVWGGYQVIAGEDVILPSDEIWLCNLNSGAWERREITGDTPPDLSDFCGSHLNGILYVFGGCDPNGYTNQMYTLDLAEQQFKWRKLTDTLGTTPSPRNKHSCWIHRDRLIYFGGYGCKTIGEVQNTSSTNFIVEEMSWTTIGNTLFRCWGWNNEVNVFDTHTATWSMPETKGPVPVPRGCHASALVGNKGYICGGVEKLELDMFSLDLETWTWTQFDFPPSCLPMGRLMHTMTPVSDHTLFIYGGLGTDGNTLNDAWQFNTQKREWTKLLHQHKDKPRVCHTACLGRDNDVVLFGGSSNMCILVDSVAVLRSPSQNHCKDVIVFQTQPYSLFRLCEDSMGKNPERFVKQLNWLPSKLRSKVEKRVAFFSATPPVLTA; via the exons GTTATTGCAGGAGAGGACGTCATCCTGCCGAGCGATGAGATATGGCTCTGTAATTTAAACAGCGGCGCGTG GGAGCGGAGGGAGATCACCGGAGACACACCTCCAGACTTATCAGACTTCTGCGGCTCTCATCTTAACGGCATACTCTACGTCTTCGGAGGATGTGACCCCAACGGATACACGAACCAG ATGTACACCCTTGACCTCGCAGAGCAGCAGTTCAAGTGGAGGAAACTGACCGACACCTTAGGAACGACGCCATCGCCCAGGAACAAACATTCCTGCTGGATCCACAGAGACAG ATTAATCTACTTTGGAGGATATGGATGTAAGACTATAGGGGAGGTACAAAACACATCATCGACAAACTTCATTGTGGAGGAGATGTCCTGG ACAACAATTGGAAACACGTTGTTCAGGTGTTGGGGCTGGAACAATGAAGTCAACGTTTTTGACACACATACCGCAACGTGGAGCATGCCAGAGACAAAG GGTCCTGTTCCTGTCCCCAGAGGCTGCCATGCCAGTGCCTTAGTAGGGAACAAGGGTTACATCTGTGGCGGTGTG GAGAAGTTGGAGTTGGACATGTTCAGCTTGGACCTGGAGACCTGGACCTGGACTCAATT TGACTTCCCACCATCCTGTTTACCTATGGGTCGCCTTATGCACACCATGACGCCCGTTTCGGATCACACGCTCTTCATATACGGAGGTCTTGGCACGGACGGAAACACTCTTA ATGACGCTTGGCAGTTTAACACGCAGAAGAGAGAGTGGACCAAGTTGTTACACCAACACAAGGACAAGCCCAG GGTTTGTCACACGGCGTGCCTGGGGAGGGACAATGATGTGGTTTTGTTCGGGGGAAGCAGCAACATGTGCATCCTTGTAGATTCG GTCGCTGTTCTGAGGTCGCCATCGCAAAATCACTGCAAAGACGTGATCGTCTTCCAGACTCAGCCGTACTCCCTCTTCAG aTTGTGTGAGGACTCCATGGGGAAAAACCCGGAGCGGTTTGTGAAGCAGCTGAACTGGCTGCCGTCAAAGCTGCGCAGCAAAGTGGAGAAGCGAGTTGCCTTCTTCTCGGCGACCCCTCCGGTTCTCACAGCCTGA